One window of Bacteroidota bacterium genomic DNA carries:
- the pckA gene encoding phosphoenolpyruvate carboxykinase (ATP) — MNAPAPVIQHITALGLDRTQTLFYNISPARLYEIAIRRGEARVADGGPLVTRTDPHTGRSPNDRFIVHESSTGDLVGWGDVNKAISEKTFDGLLAKMGNYVTGRDLFVRDVYSGADPRYRLKVRVVTELAWHSFFAHNMFIRPPVEDLRPDDPTADFAPDFTVIDLPGFKGDRFGDEGLNSDTFILLNLERGLVLIGGTNYAGEIKKSIFSALNFLLPQQGVLPMHCSANHALGNENDAAVFFGLSGTGKTTLSADQSKTLIGDDEHGWSDDGVFNFEGGCYAKAIRLSEEGEPEIFATTKLFGTIAENVVLDADRCIDFDDVTITENTRLSYPIIHIPNASATGMGGHPKTIVMLTADAFGVMPPIARLTPEQAMYHFLSGYTAKVAGTERGVTEPKATFSACFGEPFMVLPPTAYATMLGDKIERHGARVFLVNTGWTGGAYGVGSRMKLAYTRAMVNAALRGQLDYTGTFTDPFFGLHVPKEVPNVPHGVLNPRDTWADPLAYDEKAQQLADMFAANFEKYADAVPPKVLAAGPSRRVEV, encoded by the coding sequence ATGAACGCCCCCGCGCCCGTCATTCAGCATATCACCGCGCTCGGCCTCGACCGCACGCAGACGCTCTTCTACAACATCTCGCCCGCTCGCCTCTACGAGATCGCCATCCGGCGGGGCGAGGCCCGCGTCGCCGACGGCGGCCCGCTCGTGACGCGCACGGACCCCCACACGGGCCGCAGCCCCAACGACCGCTTCATCGTCCACGAGTCCTCGACGGGCGACCTCGTCGGCTGGGGCGACGTCAACAAGGCCATCTCCGAGAAAACGTTCGACGGGCTGCTCGCCAAGATGGGCAACTACGTCACCGGCCGCGACCTCTTCGTCCGGGATGTCTACTCGGGCGCCGACCCGCGCTACCGCCTCAAGGTGCGCGTGGTCACCGAACTGGCGTGGCACTCGTTCTTCGCGCACAACATGTTCATCCGCCCGCCGGTGGAGGACCTGCGCCCCGACGACCCCACCGCCGACTTCGCACCCGACTTCACCGTCATCGACCTCCCGGGCTTCAAGGGCGACCGCTTCGGCGACGAGGGGCTCAACTCGGACACGTTCATCCTGCTCAACCTGGAGCGCGGCCTCGTGCTCATCGGTGGAACGAACTACGCGGGCGAAATCAAGAAGTCGATTTTCTCAGCGCTCAACTTCTTGCTCCCGCAACAGGGCGTGCTGCCGATGCACTGCTCGGCCAACCATGCCCTCGGCAACGAAAACGACGCTGCGGTCTTCTTCGGCCTCTCCGGCACAGGCAAGACGACGCTCTCCGCCGACCAGAGCAAGACGCTCATTGGCGACGACGAGCACGGCTGGTCTGACGACGGCGTGTTCAACTTCGAAGGCGGCTGCTACGCCAAGGCGATCCGCCTCTCCGAGGAGGGCGAGCCGGAGATCTTCGCCACAACGAAGCTCTTCGGCACCATCGCCGAGAACGTGGTCCTGGACGCCGACCGCTGCATCGACTTCGACGACGTGACCATCACCGAGAACACACGGCTCTCCTACCCGATCATTCACATCCCGAATGCGTCGGCAACGGGGATGGGCGGGCACCCGAAGACGATCGTGATGCTCACGGCTGACGCGTTCGGCGTGATGCCGCCCATCGCGCGGCTGACGCCGGAGCAGGCGATGTACCACTTCCTGAGCGGCTACACGGCGAAGGTCGCCGGCACTGAGCGCGGCGTCACGGAGCCCAAGGCGACGTTCTCGGCCTGCTTCGGCGAGCCGTTCATGGTGCTCCCGCCCACCGCCTACGCGACGATGCTCGGCGATAAGATCGAGCGGCACGGCGCCCGCGTCTTCCTCGTCAACACCGGATGGACGGGCGGGGCCTACGGCGTCGGCAGCCGGATGAAGCTCGCCTACACCCGCGCGATGGTCAACGCCGCCCTCCGCGGCCAGCTCGACTACACGGGCACGTTCACCGACCCGTTCTTCGGCCTCCACGTCCCGAAGGAGGTACCGAACGTCCCGCACGGCGTCCTCAACCCCCGCGACACCTGGGCCGACCCCCTCGCCTACGACGAGAAGGCGCAGCAACTCGCTGACATGTTCGCCGCGAACTTCGAGAAGTACGCCGACGCCGTCCCGCCCAAGGTGCTCGCCGCTGGACCGTCGCGGCGCGTGGAGGTGTGA
- a CDS encoding GWxTD domain-containing protein gives MRTLTQAVVVTVVLLVVPLRAQPTELPLDLNFDTATFFYAENQTLVEVYLAIGAASLSFEANEDGFTDEVEIHLALRPAAMAAPDAATTAAVFADTLNLQFQVADTTGLAQGQYFLQQVRTAVAPGEYVLDVNVPTTADDGQGTMSLRRDLLVPDYAPDGRARLADLTLASSITRAADNADPRFIKNRLDIRPSPSRLFGIGSERVFYYTEAYGLNDAVAGGEYTLLARVTEANLTQPIEGMERRTSRAVRSPDVLVGAFDVSALPSGSYFLRLVLLNADNEALAEQSQKFFVYNPNVVREDLVEDPLAEDYMTTLYASMPADELEENIKHALVIATARERSRLNDLPNEEAKREYLAEFWRIRDPNSSTAINEARRDFYDRLLQIEERYSTNFGEAYETDQGRVMLKYGIPSVIDPRRSNSELRPHEVWEYENLPGEGRSIFVFADLDGFGTFELIHSDVTGEESRPDWRAALRR, from the coding sequence ATGCGCACGCTAACCCAGGCCGTTGTGGTCACTGTGGTGCTGCTCGTCGTGCCGCTGCGCGCGCAACCGACCGAGCTCCCGCTCGACCTCAACTTCGACACGGCGACGTTCTTCTACGCCGAGAACCAGACGCTCGTCGAGGTCTACCTTGCCATCGGTGCGGCCTCGCTGTCGTTCGAAGCCAACGAGGACGGCTTCACAGATGAGGTCGAGATCCACCTCGCCCTGCGCCCTGCAGCCATGGCCGCCCCGGATGCGGCGACCACGGCGGCAGTCTTCGCCGACACGCTCAACTTGCAGTTTCAGGTCGCCGACACGACCGGGCTTGCGCAGGGCCAGTATTTCCTCCAGCAAGTCCGCACGGCGGTCGCGCCCGGGGAGTACGTCCTCGATGTGAACGTGCCGACGACGGCCGACGACGGCCAGGGCACCATGAGCTTGCGCCGTGACCTCCTCGTCCCGGACTATGCCCCCGACGGGCGCGCGCGCCTTGCGGACCTCACCCTCGCGTCGTCCATCACGCGGGCCGCCGACAACGCGGACCCCCGGTTCATCAAGAACAGGCTCGACATCCGCCCGAGCCCCAGTCGACTCTTCGGGATTGGCTCGGAGCGGGTGTTCTACTACACCGAGGCATACGGCCTCAACGATGCTGTGGCCGGTGGCGAGTACACGCTGCTGGCACGCGTCACCGAGGCCAACCTGACGCAGCCCATCGAGGGGATGGAGCGCCGCACGTCGCGGGCGGTTCGTTCGCCGGACGTCCTCGTCGGGGCGTTCGACGTCAGCGCGCTTCCGAGCGGGTCCTACTTCCTGCGCCTCGTGCTGCTCAACGCCGACAACGAGGCGCTGGCCGAGCAGTCCCAGAAGTTCTTCGTCTACAACCCGAACGTCGTGCGCGAGGACCTGGTCGAGGATCCGCTCGCGGAAGACTACATGACCACGCTCTACGCGTCGATGCCAGCCGACGAACTCGAGGAGAACATCAAGCACGCCCTCGTGATCGCGACGGCCCGAGAGCGCAGCCGACTCAACGACCTCCCCAACGAAGAGGCCAAGCGCGAATACCTCGCTGAGTTCTGGCGCATCCGCGACCCCAACTCGTCTACGGCCATCAACGAAGCCCGGCGCGACTTCTACGACCGGCTCCTCCAGATCGAGGAGCGCTACTCCACCAATTTCGGGGAGGCCTACGAGACCGACCAGGGACGTGTGATGCTCAAATACGGTATCCCGTCCGTCATCGACCCCCGCCGCTCGAACTCGGAGCTGCGGCCGCACGAGGTCTGGGAGTACGAGAACCTCCCCGGCGAGGGCCGTTCGATCTTCGTGTTCGCTGACCTGGACGGCTTCGGCACGTTCGAGTTGATCCACTCCGACGTGACCGGCGAGGAGTCGCGCCCCGACTGGCGGGCGGCGCTCCGCCGCTAG
- a CDS encoding L-threonylcarbamoyladenylate synthase translates to MSIARDAAATAHAVTLAHAASVVKRGGVLVYPTETVYGIGGAPSDAPMVERVRAIKGRDAHKPMLAITDRWGRVADWITNVTDAHRALMAATDDAGRPLAVTLLFEAGNGAPLALVSEVGLIGIRRTPDPLGQALVAACGTALLSTSANRTGAPPASVFADLDPHVVEAADYAFDAGRPLGGTPSTVVKVEDGALVVIREGAVRESTLRALVGG, encoded by the coding sequence ATGAGCATCGCCCGAGACGCTGCGGCCACCGCGCATGCCGTGACGCTCGCGCATGCCGCGTCCGTGGTCAAGCGCGGCGGCGTGCTCGTGTATCCCACCGAAACCGTCTACGGCATCGGCGGCGCCCCCTCCGATGCGCCGATGGTCGAGCGCGTGCGCGCCATCAAGGGCCGCGACGCCCACAAGCCGATGCTCGCGATCACCGACCGCTGGGGCCGCGTCGCCGACTGGATAACAAACGTGACCGACGCCCACCGCGCACTGATGGCCGCCACCGACGACGCAGGTCGTCCGCTGGCGGTGACGCTGCTCTTCGAGGCGGGCAACGGCGCACCCTTGGCCCTGGTGAGCGAAGTCGGACTCATCGGCATCCGGCGTACGCCCGATCCGCTCGGGCAGGCACTCGTGGCCGCGTGTGGCACCGCGCTCCTCTCCACGAGTGCCAACCGCACGGGGGCGCCGCCCGCCTCGGTGTTCGCCGACCTCGACCCCCATGTGGTTGAGGCCGCCGACTACGCCTTCGATGCCGGGCGTCCGCTCGGCGGTACGCCCTCGACCGTGGTGAAGGTGGAGGATGGTGCGCTGGTCGTCATCCGGGAAGGTGCCGTGCGCGAATCGACGTTGCGAGCACTCGTCGGAGGTTAG
- a CDS encoding asparagine--tRNA ligase, producing MPTIQDLAQHEGQTVTLQGWLYNKRGSKGLFFLILRDGSGLCQCVVNAEAVDEESFAAASEASQEASVAVTGTVVKDEKQVGGYEVQATAVTLHGASEDYPITPKEHGVEFLMNHRHLWLRSRRTWAIMRIRNRIIQAIHAYFQEDGFLQMDAPILTGNAVEGTSTLFELDYFGEPAYLTQSGQLYGEAMAMAFGKIYTFGPTFRAEKSKTRRHLTEFWMIEPEMAFYDLAMNMDCAEGLLVRIVRECLEHCREELEVLERDLGPLATSAEGDYPRLTYTEAVDLLTSDATQELLDAEIAALTNEEAALKEEAETNRAAYGQAKKWRKRQIDAREVAINQRLDEIEEALRNLPQWKESARTFEWGADFGGSDETVLTRHFDRPILVHRYPAAVKAFYMKRDPEDDRLALGVDVLAPEGYGEIVGGGERATDIEFLKAQIAAHELPQEVFEWYLDLRRYGSVPHAGFGLGLERTVTWICGIHHLREAIPFPRLMGRLHP from the coding sequence ATGCCCACCATCCAGGACCTCGCGCAGCACGAAGGCCAGACCGTCACGCTTCAGGGCTGGCTCTACAATAAGCGCGGCTCCAAAGGCCTTTTTTTCCTGATCCTCCGCGACGGCTCGGGCCTCTGTCAGTGCGTCGTCAACGCCGAAGCCGTGGACGAGGAGAGCTTCGCCGCGGCCTCCGAAGCGAGCCAGGAAGCCTCGGTGGCGGTCACGGGTACTGTCGTCAAGGACGAGAAGCAGGTGGGGGGCTATGAAGTGCAGGCCACGGCAGTCACATTGCACGGCGCGAGCGAGGACTACCCGATCACGCCGAAGGAGCACGGCGTCGAGTTCCTGATGAACCACCGGCACCTCTGGCTGCGCAGCCGCCGCACGTGGGCCATCATGCGCATCCGCAACCGCATCATCCAGGCCATCCACGCCTACTTCCAGGAGGACGGGTTCCTCCAGATGGACGCGCCCATTCTCACTGGCAACGCTGTCGAGGGCACGTCCACGCTCTTTGAGTTGGACTACTTCGGCGAGCCGGCCTACCTCACGCAGTCGGGCCAGCTCTACGGCGAGGCGATGGCGATGGCGTTCGGCAAGATCTACACCTTCGGCCCGACGTTCCGCGCCGAGAAGTCGAAGACCCGCCGGCACCTCACGGAGTTCTGGATGATCGAGCCCGAGATGGCGTTCTACGACCTCGCCATGAACATGGACTGCGCCGAGGGCCTGCTCGTGCGCATCGTCCGCGAATGCCTCGAACACTGCCGCGAAGAACTGGAGGTGCTCGAACGCGACCTCGGGCCGCTGGCGACGTCCGCCGAGGGCGACTACCCGCGCCTGACTTACACCGAGGCCGTCGACCTGCTCACCAGCGACGCGACGCAGGAGTTGCTCGACGCCGAAATCGCGGCGCTCACCAACGAGGAGGCGGCGCTGAAGGAGGAGGCCGAGACGAACCGTGCGGCGTACGGCCAGGCCAAGAAATGGCGCAAACGCCAGATCGATGCCCGCGAGGTGGCAATCAACCAGCGCCTCGACGAGATCGAGGAGGCGCTGCGCAACCTGCCGCAGTGGAAGGAGTCAGCCCGGACCTTCGAGTGGGGCGCGGACTTCGGCGGCTCCGACGAGACGGTCCTCACGCGGCACTTCGATCGCCCGATCCTCGTCCACCGCTACCCAGCCGCCGTGAAGGCGTTCTACATGAAGCGCGACCCCGAGGACGACCGCCTCGCGCTCGGCGTGGACGTGCTCGCGCCCGAGGGCTACGGCGAGATCGTCGGCGGCGGCGAACGCGCGACCGACATTGAGTTCCTCAAGGCCCAGATCGCCGCGCACGAGTTGCCCCAGGAGGTGTTCGAGTGGTACCTCGACCTCCGGCGCTACGGCTCCGTCCCGCACGCGGGCTTCGGCCTCGGCCTGGAGCGCACCGTGACGTGGATCTGCGGCATCCACCACCTCCGCGAAGCCATCCCGTTCCCGCGCCTCATGGGTCGGCTGCATCCTTGA
- a CDS encoding CatA-like O-acetyltransferase encodes MCVARWQEGAYSVAPPKLVGDLGSFWARLRHEAPDGPILIGFDFPIGLPAVYAANAGVDGFPEALARFGSDAWARFYDVCETASEISVRRPFYPYRPGGTKRAHLLDGLGLASGNDLLRWCDQATETRGPASPLFWTLGGKQVGKAAIIGWRDLLAPGLRDDALGLRLWPFHGPLDTLLEGNAIVVAETYPAEACIHLGLSPPGGAWSKTSQEGRQRQSAPLLTWAKQRGVHLDDVLAAMIDDGFGDRKDGEDPFDATVGLFGMLEVALGHRRANVPDSSAVQRVEGWIFGQDVSSSRANKRSTQEKHVSEDGATLHPHPPSRAMSSPARIIDLSTWPRRGAFEYFRALDNPFFNITCPLDVSRLVPYCKMAGHPFSLAALYLSLRVANEYAPFRLRIEGEHVVAYDEVQGSRTVLVGDEQLAFTYIDYDPSFAVFRRRAERAQRVAQANPGEIDARVGQTDLIHYSVLPWISFTSISHARSWRTGDSVPKITFGGYRREGEHIQMPVSVEVHHGLMDGLHVARFLERLQGYFDEPDAGLAGA; translated from the coding sequence ATGTGCGTAGCACGATGGCAGGAGGGGGCTTACAGCGTTGCTCCGCCCAAACTGGTAGGCGACCTCGGCAGCTTCTGGGCGCGGCTCCGCCACGAGGCTCCAGACGGTCCGATCCTCATAGGCTTCGACTTTCCGATTGGCCTGCCAGCGGTGTATGCAGCGAACGCAGGCGTCGACGGCTTTCCCGAAGCGCTCGCACGGTTTGGAAGCGACGCCTGGGCGCGGTTCTATGACGTGTGCGAGACGGCCAGCGAGATCAGCGTGCGGCGCCCGTTCTACCCGTACCGGCCTGGCGGTACAAAGCGGGCGCACCTGCTCGACGGCCTCGGGTTAGCGTCGGGGAACGACCTGCTCCGGTGGTGCGACCAAGCCACGGAGACGCGCGGTCCGGCCTCGCCGCTTTTCTGGACGCTCGGCGGCAAACAGGTTGGCAAAGCCGCCATCATCGGGTGGCGCGACCTCCTCGCTCCCGGGCTTCGGGACGACGCGCTCGGGCTGCGTCTCTGGCCGTTCCATGGGCCGCTCGACACGCTGCTGGAAGGCAATGCCATCGTCGTCGCGGAGACGTATCCCGCCGAGGCGTGCATTCACCTGGGGCTCTCACCGCCGGGTGGGGCGTGGAGCAAGACGAGCCAGGAGGGGCGGCAGCGTCAGAGCGCCCCGCTCCTCACGTGGGCCAAGCAACGAGGTGTGCATCTGGACGATGTGCTCGCGGCGATGATCGACGACGGCTTTGGGGACCGCAAGGATGGGGAAGACCCGTTTGACGCGACGGTCGGGCTGTTCGGCATGCTGGAAGTCGCCCTCGGGCATCGGCGCGCCAACGTGCCCGACTCGTCCGCCGTGCAGCGCGTCGAGGGGTGGATCTTCGGGCAGGACGTCTCTTCGTCGAGGGCGAATAAACGCTCGACGCAGGAAAAGCACGTCTCCGAGGATGGTGCGACGCTGCACCCGCACCCGCCATCGCGCGCCATGTCGTCTCCCGCTCGAATCATCGATCTGTCGACGTGGCCGCGTCGTGGGGCGTTCGAGTACTTCCGGGCGCTCGACAACCCCTTCTTCAATATCACATGTCCGCTCGATGTGAGTCGGCTCGTGCCCTACTGCAAGATGGCGGGCCACCCTTTTTCGCTGGCGGCTCTTTATTTATCGCTGCGCGTGGCCAACGAGTACGCCCCGTTCCGGCTGCGCATCGAGGGTGAACACGTCGTGGCGTACGACGAAGTGCAGGGTTCGCGGACGGTGTTGGTGGGCGACGAGCAACTCGCGTTTACCTACATCGACTACGATCCGTCGTTCGCCGTTTTCCGTAGACGGGCCGAACGTGCACAGCGGGTCGCCCAGGCCAACCCTGGCGAGATCGATGCCAGAGTGGGGCAGACGGACCTGATCCACTACTCGGTGCTGCCGTGGATCTCGTTTACGAGCATCTCTCACGCGCGGAGCTGGCGGACCGGCGATTCAGTTCCCAAGATCACATTCGGTGGGTATCGCCGAGAAGGCGAGCACATCCAGATGCCGGTGTCGGTGGAGGTGCACCACGGGCTCATGGATGGCCTGCACGTGGCCCGGTTTCTGGAACGGCTGCAGGGGTATTTCGACGAGCCGGATGCTGGTTTGGCGGGAGCATAG
- a CDS encoding DNA starvation/stationary phase protection protein — MSNAKTTRPHLADGSGSLDKADMGRAPIRTVDEYEGNPVGLPDEACIELKEHLDRHLAAYNLLYNQYHKHHWLVAGPQFRDLHLFLEGHYNEIHAQLDEIAERLTVLGGIPTCSPSEQEKLAYIQHEPEGQFPIRDMLELDILCERQVCIELRKSVHVALNHSDFGTKRLLEKLLAHAEDRAHHLEHFLEDDSLEVGLTASEGDLAEDPVLEAVA, encoded by the coding sequence ATGAGCAATGCCAAGACCACACGCCCGCACCTCGCCGACGGCTCCGGCTCCCTCGACAAAGCCGACATGGGCCGCGCGCCGATTCGCACCGTTGACGAATACGAAGGCAACCCGGTCGGTCTTCCCGACGAGGCCTGCATCGAACTGAAGGAGCACCTCGACCGCCACCTCGCAGCCTACAACCTACTCTACAACCAGTACCACAAGCACCACTGGCTGGTCGCCGGGCCGCAGTTCCGCGACCTCCATCTGTTCCTCGAAGGGCACTACAACGAGATCCACGCCCAGCTCGACGAGATCGCAGAGCGCCTGACCGTGCTGGGAGGCATCCCGACGTGCAGCCCATCCGAGCAGGAGAAGCTGGCCTACATCCAGCACGAGCCGGAGGGGCAGTTCCCCATCCGCGACATGCTCGAACTCGACATCCTGTGCGAGCGGCAAGTTTGCATCGAACTGCGCAAGTCGGTCCACGTCGCCCTGAACCACAGCGACTTTGGGACGAAGCGGCTGCTGGAGAAGCTGCTCGCGCACGCTGAAGACCGCGCGCACCACCTTGAGCATTTCCTCGAAGACGACAGCCTCGAAGTAGGGCTGACGGCCAGCGAGGGCGACCTCGCCGAAGACCCGGTGCTCGAAGCCGTCGCCTAG
- a CDS encoding RNA methyltransferase, protein MLTRQYQKDLARLHRRKERERQGVFLVEGLRSVEAALDASASLDAVLVTPETAADDRVAALLRRAEAARVPVHQLAARDLGRITTVTSGQGIAAVARRVLQPVSALKQAASLLVLDGVQDPGNVGTLVRAAAWFGLDGVLAGPGTADLESPKVVRSAMGGLWDLALCQTDTLAATLGVLRADGWHLAAADLDGTTASSWAPPEKTALILGSEAHGVSGAVRAVVDERVTITGRTERRSGVESLNVALAGGIVLHRWRG, encoded by the coding sequence ATGTTGACGCGACAGTATCAGAAGGACCTCGCCAGGTTGCACCGTCGAAAGGAGCGGGAGCGGCAGGGCGTGTTTCTCGTCGAAGGCCTACGCTCGGTCGAAGCCGCCCTTGACGCCAGTGCTTCGCTCGACGCTGTTCTTGTGACACCAGAGACGGCGGCCGACGACAGAGTCGCTGCGCTGCTACGCCGAGCGGAAGCGGCTCGCGTGCCGGTGCACCAACTCGCCGCGCGCGACCTAGGACGCATCACAACGGTGACGAGCGGTCAGGGCATCGCGGCAGTGGCGCGTCGCGTCCTGCAGCCCGTGTCCGCGTTGAAGCAGGCGGCATCGCTGTTGGTGCTCGACGGCGTACAGGACCCCGGCAACGTGGGCACCCTCGTTCGGGCGGCGGCGTGGTTCGGCCTCGACGGGGTGCTCGCCGGGCCGGGAACGGCCGATCTGGAGTCGCCGAAAGTGGTGCGTAGCGCCATGGGTGGGCTCTGGGACCTCGCGCTCTGTCAAACCGACACGCTCGCAGCGACACTCGGCGTGCTCCGCGCCGACGGCTGGCACCTCGCCGCGGCCGACCTCGACGGGACGACGGCGTCGTCCTGGGCGCCGCCCGAGAAAACGGCGCTCATCCTCGGCAGCGAAGCGCACGGGGTCTCCGGGGCCGTGCGCGCTGTTGTGGACGAGCGCGTCACGATCACAGGACGCACCGAGCGGCGTAGCGGCGTCGAGTCGCTCAACGTGGCGCTCGCGGGCGGCATCGTGCTCCACCGATGGCGAGGCTAG
- a CDS encoding alanine dehydrogenase, with the protein MEIPSIQGLAIERGLLPLEKAVAVREHQRQLRIGVPREAVNEERRVALAPYGAGILAAAGHRVYIQRGAGEQAHFSDVEYSEAGAELLPDAAELYAECDLIAKVFPPTEEELALMQEKQTLISALHLGGIQPDYLRRLMDLRITGIGFEFITDTDGSLPIVRMMHEISGSIAVQVAAHCLESTEGGRGIMLGGISGVPPSTVVILGAGVVGEWAARTALGFGAHVIILDNDLPALRQMEHYLDRRVMTATANEPYVRQAVQNADVVIGAMMSAGQRPPVVVTEDMVAGMKEGSVIVDVVIDQGGCIETSRPTSPSAPTFVQHGVIHYCVPNLPSVAARTASYALTNVVVPYLLDIGESGSINDALWTNGSLRTGTYVYRRHLTKKSLATLFGMPHRDIELLIASGI; encoded by the coding sequence ATGGAAATTCCGTCGATCCAAGGACTCGCCATCGAGCGCGGGCTGCTGCCGCTTGAAAAGGCCGTCGCCGTGCGCGAGCACCAGCGTCAGCTACGTATTGGCGTGCCGCGCGAGGCCGTCAACGAAGAACGCCGCGTCGCACTTGCGCCCTACGGAGCAGGCATCCTCGCCGCCGCAGGCCACCGCGTCTACATCCAGCGCGGCGCGGGCGAGCAGGCCCACTTCTCCGACGTGGAATACAGCGAGGCCGGGGCCGAACTCCTCCCCGACGCCGCCGAGCTGTATGCCGAGTGCGACCTCATCGCCAAGGTCTTCCCGCCGACGGAGGAAGAACTAGCGCTGATGCAGGAGAAGCAGACGCTCATCTCGGCGCTGCACCTCGGCGGCATCCAGCCGGACTACCTGCGCAGGCTCATGGACCTGCGCATCACCGGCATCGGCTTCGAGTTCATCACCGACACCGATGGCTCGCTGCCCATCGTGCGCATGATGCACGAGATCTCGGGCTCGATTGCCGTCCAGGTGGCGGCGCACTGCCTCGAAAGCACCGAGGGCGGTCGTGGCATCATGCTCGGTGGCATCTCGGGCGTACCGCCGTCTACGGTCGTGATCCTCGGCGCGGGTGTGGTTGGCGAGTGGGCAGCGCGGACGGCGCTCGGCTTCGGCGCGCACGTCATCATCCTCGACAACGACCTCCCCGCGCTCCGCCAGATGGAGCACTACCTTGACCGACGCGTGATGACGGCCACGGCCAACGAGCCGTATGTCCGCCAGGCCGTCCAGAACGCCGACGTGGTCATTGGGGCGATGATGAGCGCCGGGCAGCGCCCGCCGGTGGTCGTCACCGAAGACATGGTGGCAGGCATGAAGGAGGGCAGCGTGATCGTGGACGTGGTGATCGACCAGGGCGGCTGCATCGAGACGTCGCGGCCAACTTCACCTTCGGCGCCGACATTCGTCCAGCACGGCGTGATCCACTACTGCGTGCCCAACCTGCCATCGGTGGCCGCGCGCACGGCGAGCTACGCGCTCACGAACGTGGTCGTACCCTACCTCCTCGACATCGGCGAGTCAGGGTCGATCAACGATGCGCTCTGGACGAACGGTAGCCTGCGGACGGGCACCTATGTCTACCGCCGCCACCTCACGAAGAAGAGCCTCGCGACGCTCTTCGGGATGCCTCACCGCGACATCGAACTGCTCATCGCGAGCGGCATCTAG